The following proteins are encoded in a genomic region of Phaeodactylum tricornutum CCAP 1055/1 chromosome 1, whole genome shotgun sequence:
- a CDS encoding predicted protein, with amino-acid sequence MRSFLVIGILIAMPALGICAFGTGTICYRSPKTPRRQPTPFSRGLLSRHLFGNRQNKFLKSEFFPLDEIPQEERAFLEEVKLRPKFDRESLMEIVIPLMAPFIAFFSYDFVASTFDWTIDTLSDLTSDKNWVAVDGGRYQASIMTPVTNGVVLPAVAVLFATLTSTTISTLRMRQVEVLRAINMEAGELRVLESIVAVFPDGDLKDRCRNYLIQYTSRIIAESQPHSGFVGDDFSSINPRRGMDSELNGFLQQLNLFTPDISSHLAEESYAALARLREQRYNRISALEVTYPGLHYAILAALAIAECTGFLMEANQELLVFLNAVQLKILWSMLVGTFVACFTVFYDLRYPFSGSYQISASVDQLYTVRMALQAPVTSFLELESETKGSDSAVTTATDSWTPVANGSNSKCVAIMKVNGASRGTLNGAFQENTPEKEPLDEGIPSKPFSRTQSLRQQQQHTTSYLRNGSSHTPEP; translated from the coding sequence ATGAGATCCTTCCTCGTAATTGGAATCCTCATTGCAATGCCTGCTTTAGGAATATGCGCTTTCGGAACAGGCACTATTTGCTACAGGTCACCGAAAACTCCAAGGCGCCAACCGACGCCGTTTTCCAGGGGATTGCTGAGCCGTCATCTCTTTGGAAATCGACAAAACAAGTTTCTCAAATCTGAATTCTTTCCCTTAGACGAGATCCCACAAGAAGAACGTGCTTTTCTTGAAGAAGTCAAGCTCCGTCCGAAATTTGACCGTGAATCGCTTATGGAAATTGTCATTCCCCTCATGGCTCCTTTTATCGCTTTTTTCAGCTACGATTTCGTGGCTTCTACCTTTGATTGGACAATTGACACACTTTCCGATTTGACGTCCGATAAGAACTGGGTAGCCGTCGATGGAGGTCGATACCAGGCAAGTATTATGACTCCCGTTACCAATGGTGTGGTTCTGCCAGCTGTGGCAGTCCTGTTCGCGACATTGACTTCCACTACCATCAGCACCTTGCGTATGCGTCAAGTAGAAGTACTTCGCGCCATTAACATGGAAGCTGGCGAGCTGCGGGTACTGGAGTCTATAGTGGCAGTATTTCCGGACGGTGATCTCAAGGATCGTTGTCGAAATTATCTGATTCAGTACACATCCCGCATTATTGCTGAAAGTCAACCCCACAGCGGTTTCGTTGGCGATGACTTTTCTAGCATCAACCCCCGCCGTGGTATGGACAGCGAGCTTAACGGATTTCTGCAGCAGCTCAACTTGTTTACGCCCGACATCTCGTCTCATTTGGCGGAAGAATCATACGCTGCTCTTGCGCGTTTACGTGAACAACGATATAACCGTATTTCGGCCCTTGAAGTGACCTACCCTGGTCTCCATTACGCCATCCTCGCGGCTTTGGCCATCGCCGAATGCACAGGCTTCCTCATGGAAGCCAATCAAGAGTTGCTTGTATTTTTGAACGCTGTACAGCTAAAAATCTTGTGGAGCATGCTGGTCGGCACCTTTGTCGCCTGCTTTACTGTATTTTACGATCTTCGGTATCCATTTTCAGGGTCTTACCAAATTTCAGCAAGTGTCGACCAATTGTACACGGTACGCATGGCTTTACAAGCACCTGTGACAAGTTTTCTTGAGCTCGAGTCGGAAACTAAAGGCTCAGACTCTGCAgtgacgacggcgacggacTCTTGGACTCCAGTGGCAAATGGTAGCAATTCTAAGTGTGTCGCGATCATGAAAGTAAATGGGGCTTCTAGAGGAACTTTAAATGGTGCTTTTCAAGAGAATACACCAGAAAAGGAGCCATTAGACGAGGGTATACCATCCAAGCCCTTTTCCAGAACCCAAAGTCTAaggcaacaacaacaacatacAACGTCCTATCTCAGGAACGGATCAAGCCACACACCCGAGCCGTAG
- a CDS encoding predicted protein, which translates to MVQPSSKGHHTLNIRSYVLLSAVVSFSVMFAVLATAFSVTRSAVLSRPHYSPLHAFSSTRLVCWASSSPESEPKKGRGNDAVRKLLHIITARCEKLQANRMLADTPNPRHWNKTRNFLYRNADRLSSSQVRQVLDFLEEAFPSDGELVVSVLQQSPRILRKNVRTHLQPTVAFLRQLYDEELFYQAVSRNPDLLLTTGVGYDTDALDAVTVFLQDELDLSIATVSKLKRTAPFVFQIKLAQLFLNVFFLKNVLQDGGYSDEVKINKAIGKVVSSHPQILQLSVEKKLQPALDYLRAQWQLDPRDISTVVFGSGGAVLGLSLVDNLQPTVRFLSQVLAKYDTDDVSSELRRCIVAHPGLLCLSITNLRAKVEYFNSIDICSNSNISKLGSHKRSNSSLAARILTRAPAVYSLSLATNIVPTIEFLSCVWGTTAKQSVVMQGNPTTEIGNQLKGGSGVSLMRQPALAALLKEYPTVLTLSLEGNLRPTVKFYNRTKYIFLDADWNNVANGIAPFESAKSPTLRGRYLAASLFHRLLPRWHYFCCCDTIETNKSRSPKGLALPAKPPLHILVSSSDAAFCEHMGFDPDDFRDFQTQAIPRLKFSSQFDTWLRTGRPIDE; encoded by the coding sequence ATGGTCCAACCGTCCTCCAAAGGTCACCATACCCTAAACATCCGATCCTACGTTTTGTTATCGGCAGTTGTATCCTTTAGCGTGATGTTTGCCGTGCTAGCGACAGCTTTTTCGGTCACAAGATCCGCAGTTCTCTCTCGGCCTCATTATTCTCCGTTACATGCCTTCTCGTCGACAAGACTCGTTTGCTGGGCATCTTCTTCGCCAGAATCCGAGCCCAAGAAAGGGCGTGGCAACGATGCGGTACGAAAACTGTTACATATTATTACAGCTCGTTGCGAAAAGCTGCAAGCGAACCGCATGCTAGCCGACACTCCGAACCCAAGGCACTGGAATAAAACTCGTAACTTTTTGTACCGTAACGCCGACAGACTCTCATCCAGTCAGGTCCGCCAAGTGCTCGACTTCTTGGAGGAAGCTTTCCCAAGCGACGGGGAGCTGGTGGTATCCGTTCTCCAGCAGTCGCCTCGAATATTGCGAAAGAACGTGCGAACTCATTTGCAACCAACGGTGGCCTTTTTGCGACAGCTCTACGACGAGGAATTGTTTTACCAAGCTGTGTCTCGAAATCCTGACTTGCTCTTGACGACGGGAGTTGGATATGACACCGATGCGCTCGATGCAGTCACGGTGTTTCTGCAAGACGAATTGGACTTGTCCATAGCGACAGTGTCCAAGTTAAAACGCACAGCTCCATTTGTCTTTCAAATAAAATTGGCGCAATTGTTCCTCAACGTATTCTTTCTGAAAAATGTTTTACAAGATGGAGGATATTCAGATGAGGTAAAAATCAACAAGGCGATCGGTAAAGTGGTGTCTTCTCATCCCCAGATTCTGCAATTATCGGTGGAAAAGAAGCTCCAACCAGCGCTTGACTATTTGAGAGCACAGTGGCAACTGGATCCACGCGATATCTCAACAGTGGTATTTGGGAGTGGTGGTGCAGTCTTGGGATTATCTTTAGTTGATAATTTGCAGCCCACTGTACGCTTTTTAAGTCAAGTCCTCGCTAAGTATGATACCGATGACGTATCCTCGGAATTGCGTCGGTGCATCGTTGCCCATCCCGGGTTGCTTTGTCTCTCGATTACGAACTTACGCGCCAAAGTAGAGTATTTTAACAGCATTGACAtctgcagcaacagcaacatcTCTAAGCTTGGCAGTCACAAAAGATCAAATTCCTCGTTGGCGGCTCGCATTTTGACGCGTGCACCCGCTGTCTATTCGCTGAGCCTGGCTACGAATATTGTCCCTACCATTGAGTTTCTCTCCTGCGTGTGGGGGACTACCGCTAAACAGTCAGTTGTCATGCAAGGAAATCCAACGACGGAGATCGGAAATCAATTGAAGGGTGGCTCAGGGGTTAGCTTGATGAGGCAGCCTGCTTTGGCAGCGTTGTTAAAGGAATACCCAACAGTTCTTACATTGAGTCTAGAAGGCAATTTGCGACCGACGGTCAAGTTCTATAATCGCACGAAGTACATTTTCTTAGATGCTGATTGGAATAATGTTGCCAATGGTATTGCACCTTTCGAATCTGCGAAAAGTCCTACATTGCGTGGTAGGTACCTGGCAGCGTCCTTGTTTCATCGCCTCCTCCCCCGCTGGCACTACTTCTGCTGCTGTGACACGATCGAAACGAATAAATCGCGCAGCCCCAAAGGGCTAGCATTGCCCGCAAAACCGCCATTGCACATTTTGGTGAGTTCGTCGGACGCTGCCTTCTGCGAGCACATGGGATTTGATCCCGATGACTTCCGGGACTTCCAAACTCAGGCAATTCCGAGACTCAAATTCAGTTCACAATTTGACACCTGGTTGAGAACCGGACGACCAATTGATGAGTAG